In Rhodospirillales bacterium, a genomic segment contains:
- a CDS encoding glycoside hydrolase family 57, whose product MSEIYHALVLNLHQPPSNLDHLLDSGDRAANEILLAYDRIPRALWPYEDIARVHLAMSGTLLESLASPEFQRRTRGTIDCGSLLWALQNEKLFEMLGAPYYNPVLPLVPEADWDDHLERWRQLASHAFRKDHFAGFWPPEMGFCMELIPHLKAFGYRYVMVDSEYVDPVNPMPWQDLRYRPHIAEYDGHQIIVVVRDRDLSNAQQSGMDHGWFHHELIERTKFCDYPPLVTTATNGDTGGWFLNADLAGNFWQSFYREAMEAIRRGESRLRPTFITEYLDRFGVHGRVTIRRGAWNTDEHHGWNFHQWQGSRPQRSALARVHAVSKEFRQLLDQASVSRVTDEGISLHLDQARWRLLRAETSCFFYWGEAWLHRAHEDLDASERHMAEVRWLMP is encoded by the coding sequence ATGAGCGAGATCTATCACGCGCTGGTGCTCAACCTGCACCAGCCGCCAAGCAACCTGGATCATTTGCTCGACAGCGGCGACCGGGCGGCTAATGAGATCCTGCTCGCTTACGATCGCATCCCGCGCGCGCTGTGGCCCTATGAAGATATCGCCCGCGTTCATCTGGCGATGTCCGGCACGCTTCTTGAGTCCTTGGCAAGTCCCGAGTTCCAGCGCCGCACGCGCGGGACCATCGACTGCGGGTCGCTGCTTTGGGCCTTGCAGAATGAGAAGCTGTTCGAGATGCTCGGCGCGCCCTACTACAACCCGGTGCTGCCGCTGGTCCCCGAAGCGGATTGGGATGACCACCTGGAGCGTTGGCGGCAACTCGCCAGCCACGCCTTCCGAAAAGACCATTTCGCGGGCTTCTGGCCGCCCGAAATGGGTTTCTGCATGGAGCTGATCCCGCATCTCAAGGCATTCGGTTATCGCTATGTCATGGTCGACAGCGAATATGTGGACCCGGTCAACCCGATGCCGTGGCAGGACCTGCGCTACCGGCCGCATATCGCGGAATACGATGGCCACCAGATCATCGTCGTGGTGCGCGACCGCGACCTGTCGAACGCTCAGCAGTCGGGCATGGACCATGGCTGGTTTCATCACGAACTGATCGAACGCACCAAGTTTTGCGACTATCCGCCGCTGGTCACTACCGCCACCAACGGCGACACCGGCGGCTGGTTCCTCAACGCCGATTTGGCCGGCAACTTTTGGCAATCGTTCTATCGGGAAGCGATGGAGGCGATCCGCCGCGGCGAGTCCCGCCTGCGGCCGACGTTCATCACTGAATATCTAGACCGTTTTGGCGTCCACGGGCGCGTGACCATCCGCCGCGGCGCCTGGAACACCGACGAGCACCACGGCTGGAACTTTCACCAGTGGCAGGGCTCGCGTCCGCAACGCAGCGCCTTGGCCCGCGTGCACGCCGTCAGCAAGGAGTTCCGGCAGTTGCTCGACCAGGCTTCGGTGAGCCGCGTCACCGATGAGGGGATTAGTCTGCATCTGGATCAGGCGCGCTGGCGGCTGCTGCGGGCCGAAACCAGCTGCTTCTTCTATTGGGGCGAAGCCTGGCTTCACCGCGCCCATGAAGACCTTGACGCCAGCGAACGGCACATGGCCGAAGTCCGCTGGTTGATGCCGTAG